A region from the Salidesulfovibrio onnuriiensis genome encodes:
- a CDS encoding methyl-accepting chemotaxis protein produces the protein MKVGTRLYLLTGFLVLALILVSYLGLSNANHAVGALETVYKDRVVPLEQLKTISDMYAINIVDISHKVRNGNLTWSDGAKAVSEAKGVIRDRLDAYLSTTLTPEEQQIIDKTKHLIQPADDLVKKLEEILARQDMAALTQLTIDELYPTIDPLTEEYGNLVNLQLRVARELFSKEEGAYRTSRMISIVIILATLVISFLLATYIINKLLVQLGGEPNNIAEYTEKIAHGDLAFDLKSDRKTESGIFLSTKNMLGQLTDVIQNVTSAAENVSAGSEEIASSSQALSQASSHQAASVEEVSSSMEEMASNISANSDNARKTYDIATKAASQARQGGEAVHETVSAMKEIAEKISIIEEIARQTNLLALNAAIEAARAGEHGKGFAVVAAEVRKLAERSGAAANEISELSTHSVHVAEQAGAMIEEIVPAIRDTSQLVQEIVAANSEMDAGAQQVNSALQQLDSLIQQNASASEELASTSEELAGQAQQLIEIMSYFSTNGNSAHRNRQARSGRHQPRSLPPAQPDHTEFQRY, from the coding sequence ATGAAAGTAGGGACTCGATTGTACCTGTTGACAGGGTTTCTGGTCCTGGCGCTGATTCTTGTCAGCTATCTGGGCCTGAGCAATGCAAATCATGCCGTGGGGGCATTGGAGACCGTTTACAAGGACCGGGTTGTTCCGCTCGAACAACTCAAGACGATCTCCGACATGTACGCCATCAACATCGTAGATATTTCCCACAAGGTCAGAAACGGAAACCTGACCTGGAGCGATGGCGCAAAGGCGGTCAGTGAAGCCAAAGGAGTTATCCGGGACAGGCTCGACGCCTATCTCTCCACAACGCTTACCCCCGAAGAACAGCAAATCATCGACAAGACCAAACATCTCATCCAACCGGCCGACGACCTGGTGAAAAAGCTTGAAGAAATCCTGGCCCGCCAGGACATGGCTGCGCTGACGCAACTGACCATCGACGAGCTCTACCCGACCATTGATCCGCTGACCGAGGAATACGGCAACCTCGTCAACCTGCAGCTCAGGGTGGCCAGGGAGCTGTTCAGCAAGGAAGAAGGCGCGTACAGGACCAGCAGGATGATATCCATCGTCATCATTCTGGCGACCCTGGTCATCTCGTTCCTGCTGGCCACATACATCATCAACAAACTCCTGGTGCAGCTGGGCGGGGAACCGAACAACATCGCCGAATACACCGAAAAGATAGCCCATGGAGACCTGGCTTTCGATCTCAAAAGCGACAGGAAGACGGAGTCCGGCATCTTCCTTTCCACCAAGAACATGCTCGGCCAGCTGACCGACGTCATACAAAACGTCACCTCGGCGGCGGAAAACGTCTCTGCGGGCAGTGAGGAAATCGCCTCCTCGAGCCAGGCCCTGTCGCAGGCGTCCTCGCACCAGGCCGCCAGCGTCGAAGAAGTCTCCTCCAGCATGGAGGAAATGGCGTCCAACATATCGGCCAACTCGGACAACGCGCGAAAGACCTATGACATTGCCACCAAGGCCGCCAGCCAGGCAAGGCAGGGCGGAGAGGCAGTGCATGAAACCGTCTCGGCCATGAAGGAAATCGCAGAGAAGATTTCCATCATCGAAGAGATCGCACGGCAGACCAACCTGCTGGCGCTCAACGCGGCAATCGAGGCTGCACGCGCAGGCGAACACGGCAAGGGATTCGCCGTTGTGGCCGCGGAGGTCCGCAAGCTCGCGGAAAGAAGCGGTGCGGCCGCCAACGAAATCAGTGAACTTTCCACGCACAGCGTCCATGTGGCGGAACAGGCGGGAGCCATGATCGAGGAAATTGTTCCCGCCATTCGGGATACCTCCCAGCTGGTGCAGGAAATCGTCGCCGCAAATTCTGAAATGGACGCGGGGGCGCAGCAGGTCAACAGCGCCCTGCAACAGCTCGACTCCCTGATCCAGCAGAACGCATCCGCCTCCGAAGAACTGGCCTCCACAAGCGAGGAGCTGGCTGGACAGGCGCAGCAGCTCATAGAAATCATGTCCTACTTCTCCACCAACGGGAACAGCGCCCATCGGAACCGCCAAGCAAGATCGGGACGCCACCAGCCCCGCTCTCTGCCTCCCGCACAGCCGGACCACACCGAATTTCAACGCTATTAA